A stretch of Myxococcus hansupus DNA encodes these proteins:
- a CDS encoding SO2930 family diheme c-type cytochrome, producing MHKPFIPGLGLAAVLLTAALASCSGDEDGVTPQPDAGTTERDSGLPPEDSGTPDAGDAGDDAGTPDAGGDDAGTPDAGEVFPPTTLSGFGLFTGTPAAGGLRPVEGNIPYTLTTPLFSDYSVKTRTLFIPPDTSARYSASEVLDLPVGTIITKTFAFPADLRVPEENVRVIETRVLVRRPGGWEAFPYFWNEAQTEATLANGGRVVRDVRFIGEDGVERRLDYLVPSKNQCLKCHHVQDAQDNQVLVPIGVKARYLNREHDYGGEALNQLQHLANLGRLTGLPPLDSVPRAPNAFNEEEASLEHRARTYLDINCAHCHNPKATSGTTSRLFLNVENTDAFTLGVCKRPGSAGGGVGGEFDIVPGSHSTSILWYRMDTEESGKMMPELGRALRHNQASRLIADWIDAMPPQSCK from the coding sequence ATGCACAAGCCGTTCATCCCGGGCCTGGGCCTCGCCGCGGTGCTGTTGACCGCGGCGCTGGCCTCCTGCTCGGGTGACGAGGACGGCGTCACACCCCAGCCCGACGCCGGCACCACCGAGCGTGACTCGGGCCTGCCCCCCGAGGACAGCGGCACGCCCGACGCGGGTGACGCGGGCGACGACGCGGGCACACCGGATGCCGGCGGCGACGACGCGGGCACACCGGATGCCGGCGAGGTCTTCCCGCCCACCACGCTGTCGGGCTTCGGCCTCTTCACCGGGACACCGGCGGCGGGCGGGCTGCGGCCGGTGGAGGGGAACATCCCCTACACGCTGACCACGCCGCTCTTCTCCGACTACTCGGTGAAGACGCGCACGCTGTTCATCCCGCCGGACACCTCGGCCCGGTACTCGGCCAGCGAAGTGCTGGACCTGCCGGTGGGCACCATCATCACCAAGACGTTCGCCTTCCCCGCGGACCTCCGCGTGCCCGAGGAGAACGTGCGCGTCATTGAAACGCGCGTGCTGGTGCGGCGGCCCGGTGGCTGGGAGGCGTTCCCCTACTTCTGGAACGAGGCCCAGACGGAGGCCACGCTGGCCAACGGCGGCCGCGTCGTGCGCGACGTGCGCTTCATCGGCGAGGACGGCGTGGAGCGGCGGCTGGACTACCTGGTGCCCAGCAAGAACCAGTGCCTGAAGTGCCACCACGTCCAGGACGCACAGGACAACCAGGTGTTGGTGCCCATCGGCGTGAAGGCCCGGTATCTCAACCGGGAGCACGACTACGGCGGTGAGGCCCTCAACCAGCTCCAGCACCTGGCCAACCTGGGCCGGCTGACGGGGCTGCCGCCGCTCGACTCGGTGCCGCGCGCGCCGAACGCGTTCAACGAGGAGGAGGCCAGCCTGGAGCACCGTGCGCGCACCTACCTGGACATCAACTGCGCGCATTGCCACAACCCCAAGGCGACGTCGGGCACCACCAGCCGGCTGTTCCTCAACGTCGAGAACACGGACGCCTTCACGCTGGGCGTGTGCAAGCGGCCCGGGTCCGCGGGCGGCGGCGTGGGCGGTGAGTTCGACATCGTCCCCGGCAGCCACTCGACGTCCATCCTCTGGTACCGCATGGACACCGAGGAGTCGGGGAAGATGATGCCGGAGCTGGGCCGCGCCCTGCGTCACAACCAGGCATCGAGGCTCATCGCGGACTGGATTGACGCCATGCCGCCGCAGTCCTGCAAGTAG